A single bacterium DNA region contains:
- the folE gene encoding GTP cyclohydrolase I FolE produces the protein MAKPKVKIKAPDGPKIEQAVKDLLLAIGEDPRREGLLDTPCRVARMYEEVLSGMSADPIDELKVYTAKNEDEMILVKDITFHSLCEHHLLPFFGRVHIAYIPRNNKITGFSSLVKVVEVMSKRLQLQERLAADIADLLMKKLKPLGVLVVVEAEHLCLTMRGVKKPGSSVVTSAIRGGMKRESTRLEALSLIKGRG, from the coding sequence ATAGAACAGGCGGTCAAAGACCTGCTGCTGGCCATCGGCGAAGACCCCCGGCGGGAGGGCCTGCTGGACACGCCCTGCCGGGTGGCCCGGATGTACGAGGAGGTTCTGTCGGGCATGTCGGCCGATCCCATCGACGAGCTGAAGGTCTACACCGCCAAGAACGAGGACGAGATGATCCTGGTCAAGGACATCACCTTCCATTCGCTCTGCGAACACCACCTGCTGCCGTTCTTCGGCCGGGTCCACATCGCCTACATTCCTCGCAACAACAAGATCACCGGGTTCTCCAGTCTGGTGAAGGTGGTGGAGGTCATGTCCAAGAGGCTGCAGCTGCAGGAGCGGCTGGCCGCGGACATCGCCGATCTGCTGATGAAGAAACTGAAACCATTGGGCGTATTGGTCGTGGTGGAAGCGGAGCATCTGTGCCTGACCATGCGGGGGGTGAAGAAGCCAGGATCTTCAGTGGTCACCTCGGCCATCCGGGGCGGCATGAAGCGGGAGTCCACCAGGCTGGAGGCGCTGTCGCTGATCAAGGGGCGGGGATAA
- the folP gene encoding dihydropteroate synthase yields the protein MIWQCGKYKLDVSHKPLVMGILNVTPDSFSDGGRYLDPKTAVEQGLRMAEEGADIIDIGGESTRPGAQKISLDEELQRVLPVIEQLAAKLKLPVSIDTYKSRVAKAALEAGASIVNDISGLNFDPEMARTVSAAKAGLVLMHIKGTPENMQSGPKYDDLLAEVGSYLKSSIKTAAEAGIMLEAIALDPGIGFGKTVEHNLSLIKNLEYFKGFNCPLVVGVSRKSFIGKLNHDIPADQRQPGSLAAALLAVQNGASVIRCHDVKETVQALIVYQAVKNI from the coding sequence ATGATCTGGCAGTGCGGCAAATACAAACTTGACGTAAGTCACAAGCCCCTGGTGATGGGCATCCTCAACGTCACGCCGGATTCCTTCTCCGACGGCGGCAGATATCTTGATCCCAAGACCGCGGTGGAACAGGGTCTGCGGATGGCCGAAGAGGGCGCCGACATCATAGACATCGGCGGGGAGTCCACCCGGCCGGGGGCCCAAAAGATCTCTTTGGACGAGGAACTGCAGAGGGTGCTGCCGGTCATAGAACAACTGGCGGCGAAATTGAAACTGCCGGTCTCGATAGACACCTACAAATCCCGGGTGGCCAAAGCGGCGCTGGAGGCCGGGGCCTCCATAGTCAACGACATCTCCGGACTCAACTTTGATCCCGAAATGGCCCGCACCGTATCCGCCGCCAAGGCAGGCCTGGTGCTGATGCACATCAAAGGCACGCCGGAGAACATGCAGTCAGGCCCGAAGTATGATGATCTGCTGGCCGAGGTGGGGTCCTATCTTAAATCCTCAATAAAGACCGCGGCGGAAGCCGGGATAATGCTCGAAGCAATAGCCCTTGATCCGGGGATCGGTTTCGGCAAGACCGTGGAACACAACCTGAGCTTGATCAAGAACCTGGAATATTTCAAGGGATTCAATTGCCCTCTGGTGGTGGGCGTTTCCCGCAAATCATTCATCGGCAAACTTAACCATGACATTCCGGCTGATCAGCGCCAGCCCGGCAGCCTGGCGGCCGCCCTGCTGGCCGTTCAGAACGGGGCTTCGGTGATCCGCTGCCACGATGTAAAAGAAACAGTCCAGGCCCTTATCGTCTATCAAGCCGTAAAGAATATATGA
- the cdaA gene encoding diadenylate cyclase CdaA produces the protein MIERFNFTYHLPGALSFLTVRPLDILDILLVSYIIFRIFHLMKGTRAIQMLFGVMVLVVIGIAAQLYSLPGTGWFMDSLKSLWVVAFVILFQPEIRNALTQLGRNRFLGIFLKGEAKAIDEVARACKTLSQRGFGAIIVFEKNDGLKNFSDTGTEIGAKVSEPLLMSLFVPGGPLHDGAVIIRGDMIISAGCTLPVSQDPEITASYGMRHRAAHGLTLETDAVAVVVSEENQAISLCRYGRLVKLADAAELKKALTRSLHAKVEAVPEQPAQSYQGT, from the coding sequence ATGATCGAAAGATTTAATTTCACCTACCATTTGCCGGGGGCCCTGTCATTCCTGACGGTGCGGCCTTTGGACATCCTGGACATCCTGCTGGTATCCTACATCATCTTCCGGATATTCCACCTGATGAAGGGAACCCGGGCCATACAGATGCTGTTCGGGGTGATGGTGCTGGTGGTGATCGGGATAGCGGCCCAGCTGTACAGCCTGCCCGGCACCGGCTGGTTCATGGACTCATTGAAGTCCCTGTGGGTGGTGGCCTTCGTCATCCTGTTCCAGCCCGAGATCCGCAACGCCCTGACCCAGCTGGGGCGCAACCGCTTTCTGGGTATCTTCCTCAAGGGCGAGGCCAAGGCCATTGACGAAGTGGCCCGGGCCTGCAAGACCCTTTCCCAGCGCGGTTTCGGGGCCATCATCGTCTTCGAGAAGAACGACGGGCTTAAGAATTTCAGCGACACCGGCACCGAGATCGGGGCCAAGGTCTCCGAGCCCCTGCTGATGTCCCTGTTCGTCCCCGGGGGGCCCCTGCACGACGGGGCGGTGATCATCCGGGGCGACATGATCATCTCGGCCGGCTGTACCCTCCCGGTGTCCCAGGATCCGGAGATAACCGCCAGCTACGGGATGCGGCACCGGGCGGCCCACGGCCTGACCCTGGAGACCGATGCGGTGGCGGTGGTGGTGTCGGAGGAGAACCAGGCCATCTCGCTGTGCCGCTACGGCCGGCTGGTAAAATTAGCCGATGCCGCCGAGCTTAAAAAGGCGCTGACCCGGTCCCTGCATGCCAAGGTGGAGGCCGTTCCCGAGCAGCCGGCCCAGAGCTACCAGGGGACCTGA